In Priestia megaterium NBRC 15308 = ATCC 14581, the following proteins share a genomic window:
- the spoVS gene encoding stage V sporulation protein SpoVS, which produces MEILKVSAKSNPNSVAGALAGVLRERGAAEIQAIGAGALNQAVKAVAIARGFVAPSGVDLICIPAFTDIQIDGEERTAIKLIVEPR; this is translated from the coding sequence ATGGAAATATTAAAAGTTTCAGCAAAGTCTAATCCAAATTCAGTTGCTGGTGCCTTAGCAGGCGTGCTGCGCGAACGCGGCGCAGCAGAAATTCAAGCCATTGGGGCCGGGGCGCTTAACCAAGCAGTAAAAGCTGTAGCAATCGCAAGAGGGTTCGTTGCACCAAGTGGGGTTGATTTAATCTGCATCCCAGCTTTTACAGATATTCAAATTGATGGAGAAGAGCGAACAGCCATTAAATTAATTGTAGAGCCGCGATAA
- a CDS encoding TIGR00282 family metallophosphoesterase, which yields MRILFIGDVVGSPGREMVEEYLPRLKRKYSPGLTIVNGENAASGKGITEKIYRQFLQAGANIITLGNHAWDKREIFDFIDDAKNLVRPANFPEGTPGKGITYFTYNQLEVAVINLQGRTFMAPLDCPFQKADEMIEEARQRTPLIFIDFHAETTSEKQAISWYVDGRVSAVVGTHTHVQTADNRILPKGTAYISDVGMTGPYDGILGMEREAVIKRFLTSLPVRFEVPKEGRTQLSGIVIDIDQKTGKATKTERILINEDHPFFE from the coding sequence ATGAGAATTTTATTTATTGGAGACGTAGTTGGTTCTCCAGGCCGTGAAATGGTTGAAGAATATTTACCAAGATTAAAAAGAAAATACTCTCCGGGACTTACAATTGTGAATGGAGAAAATGCAGCTTCAGGAAAAGGCATTACTGAAAAGATTTATCGTCAGTTCTTGCAAGCAGGGGCTAATATTATTACCCTTGGTAACCACGCGTGGGACAAACGTGAAATTTTTGATTTTATTGACGATGCAAAAAATCTTGTTCGTCCAGCTAATTTTCCTGAAGGTACACCCGGCAAGGGAATTACGTATTTTACGTACAATCAGCTTGAGGTAGCCGTGATTAATTTACAAGGGCGCACGTTTATGGCTCCGCTTGATTGTCCATTTCAAAAAGCGGATGAAATGATTGAAGAAGCACGTCAGCGCACTCCGCTCATTTTTATTGATTTTCATGCTGAAACAACAAGTGAAAAGCAAGCGATTAGCTGGTATGTGGACGGTCGTGTCAGCGCTGTTGTCGGCACTCATACGCATGTTCAAACAGCTGACAATCGTATATTGCCAAAAGGAACAGCCTACATCTCTGACGTAGGAATGACGGGACCATATGACGGCATTTTAGGGATGGAGCGCGAAGCTGTTATTAAGCGTTTTTTAACGTCTCTTCCTGTTCGATTTGAAGTGCCAAAAGAAGGAAGAACGCAGCTTAGTGGAATCGTTATCGATATTGATCAAAAGACGGGGAAAGCAACAAAAACAGAGCGAATTTTAATTAACGAAGACCATCCGTTTTTTGAATAA
- the rny gene encoding ribonuclease Y, whose translation MDTNTIIFALLGLIVGAVVGFFVCKSIAEAKIAGAKSSAEQIIDEGTREAEALKKEALLEAKDEIHQLRTEAEQDIRDRRAELQKQENRLMQKEENLDRKDESLDKREALLEKKDDSLTVKQQHIEEMESKVEEVVRAQQTELERISSLTREDARAIILDRVENELSHDIAIMVKETENRAKEDADKKAKEILSLAIQRCAADHVAETTVSVVNLPNDEMKGRIIGREGRNIRTLETLTGIDLIIDDTPEAVILSGFDPIRRETARIALDKLVQDGRIHPARIEEMVEKSRREVDEYIREVGEQTTFEVGVHGLHPDLMKILGRLKFRTSYGQNVLKHSMEVAHLSGLMAAELGEDETLAKRAGLLHDIGKAIDHEVEGSHVEIGVELATKYKEHPVVINAIASHHGDTEPTSIIAVLVAAADALSAARPGARSETLENYIRRLEKLEEISESYEGVEKSFAIQAGREVRIMVKPDTIGDLEAHRLARDIRKRIEDELDYPGHIKVTVIRETRAVEYAK comes from the coding sequence ATGGATACTAATACAATCATCTTCGCTTTGCTTGGCCTAATCGTCGGTGCAGTTGTTGGCTTTTTTGTTTGTAAATCGATTGCTGAAGCTAAAATTGCGGGAGCAAAGTCTAGTGCAGAACAAATTATTGATGAAGGAACCCGCGAGGCGGAAGCTTTGAAAAAAGAAGCTTTACTAGAAGCGAAGGATGAAATCCATCAGCTTCGTACAGAGGCAGAACAAGATATTCGTGATCGTCGAGCAGAACTTCAAAAACAAGAAAATCGATTAATGCAAAAAGAGGAAAATCTTGATCGTAAAGACGAATCACTTGATAAACGTGAAGCGTTACTTGAAAAGAAAGATGATTCTCTTACTGTTAAACAACAGCATATTGAAGAGATGGAAAGCAAAGTTGAAGAAGTAGTACGTGCACAGCAAACAGAGCTAGAGCGCATTTCAAGCTTAACAAGAGAAGATGCAAGAGCGATTATTTTAGATCGTGTTGAAAATGAACTTTCCCACGACATTGCAATAATGGTAAAAGAAACAGAAAACCGTGCAAAAGAAGACGCCGATAAAAAGGCGAAAGAAATTCTTTCACTTGCTATTCAGCGTTGCGCAGCAGATCATGTTGCTGAAACGACTGTCTCAGTTGTTAACTTGCCAAATGACGAAATGAAAGGCCGAATTATCGGTCGAGAAGGTCGAAACATCCGTACGCTTGAAACTTTGACAGGAATTGATCTTATTATTGATGATACGCCAGAAGCAGTTATTTTATCAGGATTTGACCCAATTCGTCGTGAGACAGCAAGAATTGCACTTGATAAACTCGTTCAAGATGGTCGTATCCATCCCGCGCGTATTGAAGAAATGGTTGAAAAATCTCGCCGTGAAGTGGACGAATATATTCGTGAAGTTGGTGAACAAACGACGTTTGAAGTCGGTGTTCACGGGTTGCACCCAGACTTGATGAAAATTCTTGGTCGCTTAAAATTCAGAACAAGCTATGGTCAAAATGTGCTGAAACATTCAATGGAAGTAGCGCATTTATCAGGACTTATGGCTGCTGAATTAGGTGAAGATGAAACGTTAGCCAAACGAGCAGGATTGTTACATGATATTGGTAAAGCAATTGATCATGAGGTAGAAGGAAGTCACGTAGAAATCGGTGTTGAATTAGCTACAAAGTATAAAGAACATCCGGTTGTTATTAACGCGATTGCTTCTCACCATGGAGATACAGAACCAACATCAATCATTGCTGTACTAGTTGCAGCAGCGGATGCATTATCTGCTGCAAGACCAGGTGCTCGTAGTGAGACATTAGAAAACTACATTCGTCGTCTTGAAAAGTTAGAAGAAATTTCAGAGTCTTATGAAGGCGTTGAAAAATCATTTGCGATTCAAGCAGGGCGTGAAGTTCGTATTATGGTGAAACCAGATACGATTGGTGATCTAGAAGCGCATCGACTTGCTCGAGATATCCGAAAACGAATTGAAGATGAGCTGGATTATCCTGGCCACATCAAAGTAACCGTTATTCGTGAAACAAGAGCAGTAGAGTATGCAAAATAA
- a CDS encoding dipeptidase, with product MIFDAHCDVLMKLWLNKRLSFTYDSALHVTLEGIKKANGKVQLFAIYIPEAVPAAQRFDVALEMIQLFQSHILSLPGVKWVRSKRDIDSLKKGEIGAMLTLEGCDAIDTSLVRLKTLFLLGVRSVGLTWNYSNAVCDGILEPRGAGLSSFGREVVELNNEHKVWTDVSHLSVRGFWDVIELAQYVVATHSNSHVLCSHPRNLRDDQIHALIKRNGVIGITFVPEFLTSSAKAQIEDVIRHLDYMCERGGEYSVGFGSDFDGIDKTVHRLGRYEQYTNLIEELLKHYTEEQVKRFLFQNFADRVCS from the coding sequence GTGATATTTGATGCTCATTGTGATGTATTGATGAAGCTCTGGTTAAATAAACGTTTATCTTTTACATATGATTCAGCGCTGCATGTGACGTTAGAAGGAATAAAAAAAGCAAATGGGAAAGTTCAGCTATTCGCTATTTATATTCCAGAAGCAGTTCCGGCAGCTCAGCGCTTTGATGTTGCGTTAGAAATGATACAGCTGTTTCAGAGTCATATTTTGTCGCTTCCCGGTGTGAAATGGGTTCGTTCAAAACGCGATATAGATAGCTTGAAAAAAGGTGAAATAGGAGCAATGCTGACGCTTGAAGGGTGCGATGCCATTGATACAAGTTTAGTTCGCTTAAAGACGCTTTTTTTACTGGGTGTACGTTCAGTAGGTTTGACATGGAATTATAGCAATGCCGTGTGTGACGGTATTTTAGAACCTCGAGGCGCAGGGTTATCTTCTTTTGGAAGAGAAGTTGTTGAATTGAATAATGAACATAAAGTGTGGACGGATGTATCTCATTTATCGGTAAGAGGTTTTTGGGATGTGATTGAGCTAGCACAATATGTAGTGGCTACTCATTCCAATTCACACGTATTGTGTTCTCACCCGCGGAATTTAAGAGACGATCAAATTCATGCTTTAATAAAGCGAAACGGCGTGATTGGCATTACGTTTGTGCCTGAATTTTTAACGAGTTCTGCCAAAGCGCAAATAGAGGATGTGATCCGTCATCTTGATTACATGTGTGAAAGAGGAGGCGAATACTCCGTTGGTTTTGGCTCTGACTTTGACGGCATTGACAAAACGGTTCATCGTCTCGGAAGATATGAACAGTATACGAATTTAATCGAAGAACTCCTTAAGCATTACACTGAGGAGCAGGTAAAACGTTTTCTGTTTCAAAACTTTGCTGATCGCGTATGCAGCTAA
- the recA gene encoding recombinase RecA produces the protein MNDRQAALDMALKQIEKQFGKGSIMKLGEQTEKRISTIPSGSLALDIALGVGGYPRGRVVEVYGPESSGKTTVALHAIAEVQQQGGQAAFIDAEHALDPVYAQKLGVNIDELLLSQPDTGEQALEIAEALVRSGAVDIIVVDSVAALVPKAEIEGEMGDSHVGLQARLMSQALRKLSGAINKSKTIAIFINQIREKVGVMFGNPETTPGGRALKFYSSVRLEVRRAEQLKQGNDIVGNKTRIKVVKNKVAPPFRAAEVDIMYGEGISKEGEILDIASELDIVQKSGSWYSYNDERLGQGRENAKQFLKENTDIRQEIAGQVREHHGLDQDGEPAPEDDDQGDLNI, from the coding sequence GTGAACGATCGTCAAGCAGCCCTTGATATGGCTTTAAAACAAATTGAAAAGCAATTTGGTAAAGGTTCAATTATGAAATTAGGTGAACAAACGGAAAAAAGAATTTCTACAATTCCAAGTGGTTCATTAGCGTTAGATATAGCCTTAGGTGTAGGTGGATATCCACGTGGACGTGTAGTTGAAGTATATGGTCCAGAAAGCTCAGGTAAAACAACAGTTGCTCTTCATGCGATTGCAGAAGTTCAACAGCAGGGCGGACAGGCTGCATTTATCGATGCGGAGCACGCGTTAGATCCTGTATATGCTCAAAAATTAGGTGTGAATATTGATGAGCTATTATTATCTCAGCCTGATACGGGAGAACAAGCTTTAGAAATCGCTGAAGCTTTAGTTCGAAGCGGTGCAGTAGATATTATCGTTGTTGACTCAGTAGCAGCATTAGTGCCAAAAGCGGAAATTGAAGGAGAAATGGGAGACTCTCACGTGGGTCTACAAGCTCGTTTAATGTCTCAAGCATTGCGTAAACTATCTGGAGCTATCAATAAGTCTAAAACAATCGCTATCTTTATTAACCAAATTCGTGAAAAAGTCGGCGTTATGTTTGGTAATCCTGAAACAACTCCTGGTGGACGTGCGCTTAAATTCTATTCTTCAGTGCGTCTAGAAGTGCGTCGTGCAGAGCAGTTAAAGCAAGGAAACGATATTGTAGGTAACAAAACAAGAATTAAAGTTGTGAAAAACAAAGTAGCTCCGCCTTTCCGTGCTGCTGAAGTAGATATTATGTACGGAGAAGGTATTTCAAAAGAGGGTGAAATTTTGGATATCGCTTCTGAACTAGATATTGTTCAAAAAAGTGGATCTTGGTATTCATATAATGACGAGCGTCTAGGTCAAGGTCGTGAAAATGCAAAACAATTCTTAAAAGAAAATACTGATATTCGTCAGGAAATTGCGGGACAAGTGCGTGAACATCATGGTTTAGACCAAGATGGAGAGCCAGCTCCTGAGGATGACGATCAAGGCGATTTAAATATTTAA